The Terriglobus roseus sequence TGGCGCCGGTGATCATCACGCTCGGAGGCTCTGCGGACGGGCGTAGCGGGCAGACGGAGGGTGGCGTCGGGCGAGATTATCTGCTGGCTCAGGGCGTGCCCTACGACAGCATCATTGCAGAGACGGAATCGATCAGTACGGAGCAGCAGGCCGAAATACTCTCCGACATCGCGCGGCAGCGCGGATGGAAGCGGGTGATCGTCGTCAGTGACGGGACGCACCTCTTCCGGATTCGAGCACTCTGCCGGCGGCAGGGGCTGAATGTTCTGACATCACCGCGCGCGCCGTTCGGTAACCTGTCCGGGTGGGGTCATTTCCAGCGGGTAGCCCACGAGATGTTGAGCTACACGTTTCTCCGCATGCATGTTGAGGCGGGATGGGCTAAGCGCTGGATGGAAGGCAAGGAAGAGTTGTAAAGCGCTTCGCGTAGTCTCAAGAAAAAGCGGTCGTACTTTCTTCAAAGGCGGCGTTGCGCCGTCTACCGAGAGGGAAGTCTATGCCAGCATCTTCCAAGGTGCCGGCAATCTCCTTCGTTCCGTTACAATGATGCTTGGTGGGGCCCAGTGCTCCCAGTGCAGGAGCAGCTTTTGTTCTCAGTTCCACGTCAGATGTCTCGCGCGTCAGCCCTCACCCTGGGTTCGGCTGCGGCGGTATTTTTTCTTGCCGGTTGCGGCAACAACTATCGGCCGGTGGTCAGCGCCATCAATCCGGTTGGGCCGTCCAGTCAGCCCACGGTCTATGCGACCGCTCTGTCTGATCCGGGCAATGGAAAGAACGGCCTGATCACGGTGGTGGACGTTTTCGGTGAGACCAACATCGCGAATGCCTCGGTGGCTCCATTGCCGTCCTACCTGGGGGTTGATCCTCTGGGCGAGGCCTACGTCCTGCACTCCAACAGCGTTCTCGTCGACTCGTTCACGAGCGCTTCCGGGCTGATGACGAATGCCGTTCGTCAATCGTCGCTCGCGGCAGGTGCGGCTCCCACGCAGGTCAATCCTGGATCGGGCAGTGGTGCAATCTACATCACTGAGCCCGGGCTGAGCCAGGTCTCCGTACTGACAGGCGGCGCTCCTCCCACAGCACGGCAGGATTTGCCGGTACCAGCGAACCCGGTCTACACCGTGGGCTTGTCGAGCTCGCAGCGTGTCTACACGCTTAGCCAGGGTGCCACTCCAGGAACTTCCGTCGGCACTGCCACGGCGATTGAGAACGGCACGAACAACGTCATTTCAGCCAGCATCCCAGTCGGTATTAGCCCGATCTACGGCATCATGACGGCAGACAGCCGCCGGGCGTTCGTCGTCAACAAGGGCAACGGCACTGGAAATGGAACGGTCACCGTCATCAATGTGCAGGGGAATGTTCTCGACCGCACGGTCAACGTGGGCGTGAATCCGATTTGGGCTGATCTGGCTCCGGCAGTGAACGAGATTGCCGTGCTCAACGCCGGCACCGGCACCACGCCCGGTTCTCTCAGCATCATCA is a genomic window containing:
- a CDS encoding YncE family protein, with product MFSVPRQMSRASALTLGSAAAVFFLAGCGNNYRPVVSAINPVGPSSQPTVYATALSDPGNGKNGLITVVDVFGETNIANASVAPLPSYLGVDPLGEAYVLHSNSVLVDSFTSASGLMTNAVRQSSLAAGAAPTQVNPGSGSGAIYITEPGLSQVSVLTGGAPPTARQDLPVPANPVYTVGLSSSQRVYTLSQGATPGTSVGTATAIENGTNNVISASIPVGISPIYGIMTADSRRAFVVNKGNGTGNGTVTVINVQGNVLDRTVNVGVNPIWADLAPAVNEIAVLNAGTGTTPGSLSIINVALCSQIALTGNTACDATNPTDAANFGTVLATVPVGVGPVQVAVLQDLSKAYVANATDGTVTVVDMNSMVATKTITLPKQADAQGNLTIPSNLNWIGAVAGDPTGKVLVTAKNSQSLYIIRTDTDVLSTSIPLQGYGVSVRIAQ
- a CDS encoding YdcF family protein, with translation MWFASLYLRIDRVAREDQAQPSDAIAVFGAAQYVGHPSPVFHARLDKVVSLYRRDMAPVIITLGGSADGRSGQTEGGVGRDYLLAQGVPYDSIIAETESISTEQQAEILSDIARQRGWKRVIVVSDGTHLFRIRALCRRQGLNVLTSPRAPFGNLSGWGHFQRVAHEMLSYTFLRMHVEAGWAKRWMEGKEEL